ttaacataattGATATTTacattatatttttgttgcagtttctgtttttatttgcagTTTTTGTGTGAATAAGTTTTGaaatgctttttatttttatttatttttaataaaccattgattgtttatataaatattgtataattgaataaatattacaaaatcaaGTTTGGTGTAGTGGTTTGTGAGTGAGCCTTCCTCCTTTGAGGGTCAAGGTTCGAGTCCATTCAATGAcacaatcttttttttaaaggtgaATAAAGGGCAACGGAGTTGGTCATCTACAGACGGTGGCAGGTGATGGCGGCCAACGGTGGTGGTGGNNNNNNNNNNNNNNNNNNNNNNNNNNNNNNNNNNNNNNNNNNNNNNNNNNNNNNNNNNNNNNNNNNNNNNNNNNNNNNNNNNNNNNNNNNNNNNNNNNNNCTCACAGAATCAGAGACGGACCCACAGTGGGGTCAATGGGGTCAAACGACCCCATGGAGTCCATGGAAGCAAGGTACAAGGTAGCTTTGAAATGGGGTATGACCCCATGAGAGAGGGGATTTGCAgacaagaggaagaagaagatgaacatgGGGCTGTGTTCTGTTTCAAAGAAgctggccaaaacggcgtcgtttttgCCCagcttctattttttttttttaaacagactggccaaaacggcgtcgttttggacaAAAACGCGTTGGCCAAAACgccgtcgttttggaccagcaaatttttttaaaaaaagacctggccaaaacgacgtcgttttggcccaggtgttataaaaaaaaaaaaacatagatcagtttctcttcttcttcctcccgaATTTTCATTCCAAAACACCTATTTTCTAAACCCTCAAACCTAAATCCCCAATCTCCACCCCCCACAAACCTTTAACCCTCTTCCCCACCAAACCTTGAAGCCCCAAATCCTCCATTGTCGCCGCTGCCAGCAGCTCCGCCATTTCCAAAAGCTTGCCTCCACTTCCACCACCTCACAATTCAAGGTAAATTCTAACTCTAAACCTAAATTacttaaattgaaattgaatttatgATTGTATTATATTGTTTAGATTTATTGGATgtttcatttatgaattttttgtggttaattgGTATAAATTTGGTGTTGTTTAGATTGATTGGATgtttcatttatgaattttttgtggttaattgATATAAATTTGATGTTGTTTAGATTGATTGGATgtttcatttatgaattttttgtggttaattgGTATAAATTTGGTGTTGTTTAGATTTATTGGATgtttcatttatgaattttttgtggttaattgGTATAAATTTGGTGTTGTTTAGATTTATTGGATgtttcatttatgaattttttgtggttaattgGTATACATTTGGTGTTCTCTTGAATtgattttagttattattttgattaatttatgtAGAATTATGGAAAGattttttaagagaaaatCATCATTGGGTAGTTCGGATAGTGTGGGAAGTTCAAAAACTTCAAGTTCAAGACAAAGTGAGTTAGATGAGGTTTTGGCTAATCTTCAGGCAGACCCGGGACTAAGAATTCGTATGATTGAGTATGATGCTAATATTAGAGATGAGGATCGAAGAGCATATCTACAAAAAGGACCTTGTCAACCTAGAGGTCATTCTTTCCCACAAAGTAATATCTCAGGACTTAATCGACGCTTCATTCCCCAATGGTTTGATGAATTTGATTGGTTGGAGTAGTGTATCTAAAGATGCTGCATTTTGTCTTTATTGCTATCTCTTTAAATCCAATTTTGAACAAGTGGGTAGTGAAGCCTTCACTGGAGTAGGGTTTAAGAATTggaagaaagggagagaaagaATGAAGGTGCATGTTGGACCGGTTGGTAGTGTTCATAATAAAGCTAGAGAAGCCGCTACAAATTTGATGAATCAAAATACACATATTGAAACGGCTGTGAGCAAACACTCTAAACAAGCTCGTATGGCATATCGAAGATGCTTAATTGCATCAATCAAGTGCACTAAGTTTCTATTGAGACAAGGTCTTTCTTTTCGTGGAAATGATGAAAGTGCCACTTCAAGCAATAGGGGAAATTACTTAGAGTTATTGCAATTCCTTGCAGACAATGATGAGAAAGTTAAAGAAGTTGTGTTGGAAAATGCTCCGGGGAATCTCAAGTTAGTAGCTCCAAAGATTCAAAAAGATATTGTGAATGCATGTGCCGGGGAAACACTTGATGTCATCATGAGTGGTTTAAAAGATAGATTCTTTTCTATATTGGTGGATGAAGCACGTGATATTTCTGTGAAAGAGCAAATGGCAATGGTATTGCGTTATGTGGATGACAAAGGGCATgtaattgaaaggtttgtggggATTCAACATGTTACCGACACCACTTCAAGTACACTAAAGGATGCCATTGacatattcttttcttccaatGGTTTGAGCTTTTCCAAGTTACGAGGACAAGGTTATGATGGAGCTAGCAATATGAGAGGTGAGTTGAATGGCCttaaaacaaagattttgagagaacaaCCTTGTGCATACTATGTTCATTGCTttgctcatcaacttcaactagCACTTGTTGCCGTAGCAAAGAAGAATATTGATATTGCCTCTTTCTTCACAACCACTAATAGTGTGGTTAACCATGTTGGAGCATCGTATAAGCGGCGTGATGCACTTAGAGCACAACTCCAAGAAGAACTTGTGATAGCTTTTGAAAATGATTGTCTTATAACGGGGTGAGGTTTGCATCAAGAAACAAGTCTCAAACGTGCCGGTGACACACGATGGAGCTCACATTACGGTACCATTATTAGCatcatttctatgttttcATCTGTGATTCATGTGCTTCAAATGATTATTGATGATAATCCCAATGATAGTGCCGGTGAAGCAAATAAGATTCAAAGGGAAATGCTTACTTTTCAGTTTGTGTTTCACCCATTCTTAATGAAGGCTATATTGGGACTCACAAATGATGTGTCACAAgcattgcaaaagaaagatcaagaaaTTGTGAATGCAATGGCTTT
Above is a genomic segment from Prunus dulcis chromosome 7, ALMONDv2, whole genome shotgun sequence containing:
- the LOC117635316 gene encoding zinc finger MYM-type protein 1-like, which encodes MRIEEHIYKKDLVNLEVILSHKVISQDLIDASFPNGLMNLIGWSSVSKDAAFCLYCYLFKSNFEQVGSEAFTGVGFKNWKKGRERMKVHVGPVGSVHNKAREAATNLMNQNTHIETAVSKHSKQARMAYRRCLIASIKCTKFLLRQGLSFRGNDESATSSNRGNYLELLQFLADNDEKVKEVVLENAPGNLKLVAPKIQKDIVNACAGETLDVIMSGLKDRFFSILVDEARDISVKEQMAMVLRYVDDKGHVIERFVGIQHVTDTTSSTLKDAIDIFFSSNGLSFSKLRGQGYDGASNMRGELNGLKTKILREQPCAYYVHCFAHQLQLALVAVAKKNIDIASFFTTTNSVVNHVGASYKRRDALRAQLQEELVIAFENDCLITG